DNA sequence from the Caulobacter segnis genome:
GGACGGCGCCGTCCGCCTGGGCGTCGAGACCGTTCCCCTGGCCGACAGCCTGGGCCGCGTCCTGGCCGCGCCGGTCGTCGCCGACCGCCATCAGCCGCCGTTCGACGCCTCGGCCATGGACGGCTGGGCGATCCGCCGCGCGGACTACGCGCCGGGCGGGGCCTTCGCGGTCGCCGGCGAGAGCGCGGCGGGCAAGGCGTTCGAGCGCGAGATCCGGGCGGGCGAGGCCGTCCGCATCTTCACCGGCGCCCCGGTTCCGGCCGGCGCCGACCTCGTCATCATTCAGGAAGAAGCCGTTCGCGACGGCCAAACGGTCCGCTTCGAGGCCGGTGAGAATCCCAAGTCCAACATCCGCGCCGCCGGCGGCGATTTCCGGGCGGGCGACGTCCTGCTGGAGGCCGGACTCGTCATCGATCCCTGGCGGCTGTGTCTGGTCGCCTCGGCGGGCCTCGCCCAAGTCCCGGTGGCCCGCCGGCCGCGCGTGGCGATCCTGGCCACCGGCGACGAGCTGGTCCCGCCAGGCCAGGCGCCGCGTCCCGACCAGATCTACGAGAGCGGTTCGTTCAGCCTGGCGGCCCTGATCGGAGCCTGGGGCGGCGAGGCCTTCCGACTGACCGCTCAGGCCGACGACGCGGCGGCGATCGCCGCCGCCATTGCGCCAGAGGGCGTTTCTGGCGAGGCCGACCTGATCGTCACCATCGGCGGCGCCTCGGTCGGCGACCACGACCTGGTCAAGCCGGCCCTGAAGACACTGGGTCTCGAGCTCGCCGTCGAGACGGTCGCGGTGCGACCCGGCAAGCCGACCTGGTTCGGACGTCTCGCGGACGCCAAGGGGCAGGATGGCCGTCGCGTGCTGGGCCTGCCCGGCAATCCCGCCTCGGCCCTGGTCTGCGCCGAGCTGTTCCTGCGCCCGCTGCTGTCGGCCTTGGCCGGCGGCGATCCCGAGGTCCGCCTGGTTCCCGCCCGCCTCGCCGCGCCGCTGCCCGCCGGCGGTCCGCGCGAGCACTGGATGCGCGCGGCGCTGTCGGTCGATCCCGAGGGACGGACCGTGGCCACGGCCTTCCCGGACCAGGATTCCTCGCTGGTCGGCGTGTTCTCGCGAGCCGACGCCCTGTTGCGCCGCCGGGCCGGCGCCGCGGCTGTCTCGGCGAACGATGTCATCGAAGTTCTGCCGCTCCGCCGCGGCTGAAACCGCGACGGCGACGAATTGGCGTGCTACTTCGGGTCCGACTCTCGTCCGGGCGCGTCCCGGCCTTCAGGCTCAAGAGGTTTGTTTCATGGGGCATGCGGGCAAGATCGCGACACACGTCCTGCTGGCTTTCCTGGCCCTGCTCTTGGGCCGCTACCTCGTCATCGACATGCCCTTCACGCCGGACACGCTCCTGCAGGCGGGCTACTATGCGCTGGCCTCGCTGCTGGTCGAGCTGGCGTTCCGGGTCGAGCGCGCGCCCTGGCGCTTCGTGTCGGCCAGCGACCACCTGCGCCTGTTCCGCTCGGCGGTGCTGACGGCCGCGACCTTCATGGTCATCACCCGCTTCGCCCATCCCGGCATCGACGGCGGCCTGCGCACGGTGGCGGGCGCGGCCCTGTTCCAGGGCACCTTCCTGTCCGCCCTGCGCGTCATCCGCCGCAGCCTGCATGAGCGCCAACTGCTGGACTCGGTGCTGCGCCTGGGTCCGGCCTCGATGCATCCGGCCCTGCCGCGCCTGCTGATCATCGGTTCGGCGAACGAGGCGGAGGCCTTCCTGCGCGCCCCGGCCGGCCTGGGCGAACGCTACGCCCCGATCGGCGTCGTCTCGCCGCTGGACCGCGAGACCGGCGACGAACTGCGCGGCGTCTGCGTGCTGGGCGCCATCGCCGACTTCGACCGCGTGTTGGCCCGCCTGCGCGACAGCGGCCTGCCGCCTTCGGCGATCCTTTTCCTGACTGACAGCGCCATGAGCACCTTCGGCGCTGAGCGCCTGGGCCGGCTGAAGACCGAGGGCGTGCGCCTGCTGCGCCGCCACGGCGTGGTCGAGATGGGCGCGACGGCCAGCGCCGGTCCGGTCCTGCGCGAGATCAGCCTGGAAGAACTGCTGAGCCGCCCGCCCGTGCGCCTGGATCCCGAACCGGTCCGCGCCCTGGTCTCGGGCCGCCGCGTGCTGGTCACTGGGGCCGGCGGCAGCATCGGTTCGGAGCTGTGCCGCCAGATCGCCGCCAGCGGCTGCGTGCAGCTGACCATGGTCGACACCTCGGAATACAACCTATTCCATATCGACCGCGAGATCGCCGACAGCCACCCGCTGCTGGCGCGCCGCGAGGTGCTGTGCGACGTGCGCGACACCGCGCGCGTCCATCGGGTGTTCGCCGAGCAGGCGCCCGACATCATCTTCCACGCCGCGGCGCTGAAGCATGTCACCCTGGTCGAGAACCACCCTTGCGAGGGCGTGCGGACCAATGTGCTGGGCACGCGCAACGTCGCCGCCGCCGCCAAGGCCTGCGGCGCGGCGCACCTGGCCCTGATCTCGACCGACAAGGCCGTGGCGCCGACCAGCGTGATGGGCGCGGCCAAGCGCGTGGCCGAGGCCGTGGCGCGTCAGTACGGCGGCGGCGGCGAGATGCGCGTCAGCATCGTGCGGTTCGGCAACGTGCTGGGCTCGGCCGGCTCGGTCGTGCCGATCTTCCAGCAGCAGATCGCCCGCGGCGGCCCGGTCACCCTGACCGACGCCGAGGTCGAGCGCTACTTCATGACCATTCCCGAGGCGGTGCAACTGGTGCTGCGCGCGGTGGCCCTGTCGATGATCGCTTCCGACGGCGACGAGGATGGGGTCCTGACGCTGGAGATGGGCGAGCCGGTCAAGATCATCGACCTGGCCCGGCGGATGATCGAGCTGCAGGGGCTGGTCCCCGGCCGCGATATCGACATCAAGATCACCGGCCTGCGTCCCGGCGAGAAGCTGACCGAGACCCTTGTCGACGTGAACGAGGTCGCCCGGCCCAAGGCCCCCGGCATCATGGAGGCCCTGCGCCTCTCGGCCGCGCCGATCATCGAGGACGAGCGCCTGGAAGCCCTCGACGCCCTGGCCGAGGCCGGCGACGAGGCGGCCGTCCGCGCGCACCTGTTCGACCTGGTCGAGGACCTGCGCCAGGTGGGCCCGTCCAAGGTGGTGAAGATCCGGGCGTCGTAAGGGCGTCCGCGCCTAGAACTGCTTGCGCAGGCCCAGCTTGACCGACCGTCCGCTGCCCCGGTTCATCAGCGGCTTCTGATAGGCCTCGGGCGTGCGGCCCTGGCTGTCGCGCACGTGCATGTAGCCGTCGAAGACGTTCTCCACGCTGGCGGTCAGCTTCGCGCCCTTCAGCCAGGGGCGGCCCTTGGCGAACTTCTGCGCGCCCAGGTCCAGCGAGCCGCCCAGGATCAGGATGGGCGAGTTCTTGAAGGACAGGTCTCCGGTCAGCGCGCCCGCGTTGACGCGTGTCGGGGAGAACCAGAAGCCGGCGGCGTTGAGGGTGTAGCCGGACCTGCTCAGATAGACATTGAGCCCCACGCTGTGGCGCGAGCTGTTGCCGAACTGGCCCAACGACGCGCCCTTCAACCTGTCCAGCGGGGCCATGCCCTCGTGGATCGTCACCTCGTCGCGCAGCCGCCAGCGATCGTTCAGCCCCACGAGCAGCGTGGTGGAGCTGGCGCCCGCCTTGGAGGCTCGCCAGGTCTTGGAATAGTTCAGCCCCAGGCGCAGATCCTCGGTGTCGGCATGGGCGAAATTCACGGCCCGGCTGTCGAAGGCCGTCAGGCGGCCCTGGGCGTCGCGGGTGAACCGGGTCGGGAAGGCCGCTTCCAGCTCGGGCGAAGGCGCGGGGAAGGTGGCGATCATGTCGTCGATGCGGGTGGCCGTGTAGTTGGCCGACAGCCGCAGCTCCTGCTTCTGGAACGGCCTGTAGTTGATGTTCAGCTTGATCAGTTGGCGACTGTCGGGCCGCAGGCCCGGATTGCCGCCCGAGGTCACGGTGACGAACGCGGTCTGGCCGGTGGCGTAGTCGTAGATCAGGCTGTTGGCGATCTGCTGGACGGGATCGTTCACCTGCTGGGGCGTCGGCTCGCCTTCCTCCCAGCTGTAGTCGGCGCTGACGTTGAGGCCCCGCACGGGCGTCCAGGCCAGGCCGCCGCCGACCGTGGCCAGGCCGCCGATGTCCGAGAAGTCCTCGAAGCGGCCGTTGGCGTTCAGCGATAGCTTGCCCAGGAAGCCCAGCGGGCCGTCGTTGCTGATCAGCGGCGCCTGGAGGTTGGCCGCCACGGTCGCGCGGTCGCGTTCCAGGACGCGGTCGACGCGAACGCCGGACCGCACGCTTTCGGCCTCGTACCGGCGGCTGTCGTAACCGCCGCTGAAGGTGGCGCGCAGGTCGCCCGTCGGCAGCCGGGCCAGGACGCCGTTCACGACCAGGTCGACCTTGGCGCTGGTGGCGGTCGCGTCTGTCGTGTCCCGGGGCGCCAGGCGCAGCAGGTCGGTCGGGATCGGCGCGAACGGATTGACCTGGCCGGCCGCGATCGCCGTACGAAGGGCTAGGACGTCCAGGCCGCGGCCGGTGCGCGAGGCGGTGTCGGTGCGGTCGAGCTCGCCGTTCAGGGTCCATCGCCACCCGGCCTTGCGGCCCGTCACGCCCAGGGCCGCTCCAACCTTGTGGGTGTCGTTGCGCGCCTTCAGGGCCTCTGGCGCGTCGAGATAGCGGTAGAGCGTGACGTCATTGGCGAAGGGCGAGAAGGGACTGCTGCTCGGAACCGGCAGGGTCACGCCGGGCAGGCCCCGGTAGCTGACGCTGTTGTTGGCCATCAGGTTGCCGCTCAGCGTCGCCGTCGTATCGCCGCCCAGGCTGCGCGTGTAGGTCGCGTCCAGCTTGGCCTGCTCGGTGCGCGGCATCAGGGTGCGGCTGGCGGTCAGGCCGTCGCCCGCCACGCGCCCGGCGCCGGCGACGAAATCGTCAAGGTCCGGCGCGCCGTCGGCGGCCGAGGCCGGGACGGCGGCCAGGGTCACGGTCTCGCCGGCCAGGACGGAAAGCGCCGGATCGATCTCGCCGCCTCCGGGGCCGACGACCGCGCCCAAGAGGTCGTAGGGCGCGCCGGCCAGGGGCGTGCGCACAACGCCGCGCTCGGTCTCGAACAGCGGCGAGTCGCGGTGGTAGCGGGCGGTCACGTTCGTGCGGCCCGCGCCCTGGATGCGGAAGAGGTTGTACTGGTGGTCGCTGGACG
Encoded proteins:
- the glp gene encoding gephyrin-like molybdotransferase Glp; the protein is MTSVARPLKNLTVEEARGRILDGAVRLGVETVPLADSLGRVLAAPVVADRHQPPFDASAMDGWAIRRADYAPGGAFAVAGESAAGKAFEREIRAGEAVRIFTGAPVPAGADLVIIQEEAVRDGQTVRFEAGENPKSNIRAAGGDFRAGDVLLEAGLVIDPWRLCLVASAGLAQVPVARRPRVAILATGDELVPPGQAPRPDQIYESGSFSLAALIGAWGGEAFRLTAQADDAAAIAAAIAPEGVSGEADLIVTIGGASVGDHDLVKPALKTLGLELAVETVAVRPGKPTWFGRLADAKGQDGRRVLGLPGNPASALVCAELFLRPLLSALAGGDPEVRLVPARLAAPLPAGGPREHWMRAALSVDPEGRTVATAFPDQDSSLVGVFSRADALLRRRAGAAAVSANDVIEVLPLRRG
- a CDS encoding nucleoside-diphosphate sugar epimerase/dehydratase, whose amino-acid sequence is MGHAGKIATHVLLAFLALLLGRYLVIDMPFTPDTLLQAGYYALASLLVELAFRVERAPWRFVSASDHLRLFRSAVLTAATFMVITRFAHPGIDGGLRTVAGAALFQGTFLSALRVIRRSLHERQLLDSVLRLGPASMHPALPRLLIIGSANEAEAFLRAPAGLGERYAPIGVVSPLDRETGDELRGVCVLGAIADFDRVLARLRDSGLPPSAILFLTDSAMSTFGAERLGRLKTEGVRLLRRHGVVEMGATASAGPVLREISLEELLSRPPVRLDPEPVRALVSGRRVLVTGAGGSIGSELCRQIAASGCVQLTMVDTSEYNLFHIDREIADSHPLLARREVLCDVRDTARVHRVFAEQAPDIIFHAAALKHVTLVENHPCEGVRTNVLGTRNVAAAAKACGAAHLALISTDKAVAPTSVMGAAKRVAEAVARQYGGGGEMRVSIVRFGNVLGSAGSVVPIFQQQIARGGPVTLTDAEVERYFMTIPEAVQLVLRAVALSMIASDGDEDGVLTLEMGEPVKIIDLARRMIELQGLVPGRDIDIKITGLRPGEKLTETLVDVNEVARPKAPGIMEALRLSAAPIIEDERLEALDALAEAGDEAAVRAHLFDLVEDLRQVGPSKVVKIRAS
- a CDS encoding TonB-dependent receptor: MDLSLALLGSLAAAMALDASPDPEPTAPSDDATACEQVEPASDKKMGDKHGRRVCKPDPNAVESLTIEGKQRGQTESELEPEFELNEEEIQALGVNTLGDLVREMMKSAPNARGRNDEPPIILINGQRVTGDMSSIPREAILKGAALREEEALAHGFRADQTVLNYTLKKRFNATTVTNEGQWPVEGGRASSDHQYNLFRIQGAGRTNVTARYHRDSPLFETERGVVRTPLAGAPYDLLGAVVGPGGGEIDPALSVLAGETVTLAAVPASAADGAPDLDDFVAGAGRVAGDGLTASRTLMPRTEQAKLDATYTRSLGGDTTATLSGNLMANNSVSYRGLPGVTLPVPSSSPFSPFANDVTLYRYLDAPEALKARNDTHKVGAALGVTGRKAGWRWTLNGELDRTDTASRTGRGLDVLALRTAIAAGQVNPFAPIPTDLLRLAPRDTTDATATSAKVDLVVNGVLARLPTGDLRATFSGGYDSRRYEAESVRSGVRVDRVLERDRATVAANLQAPLISNDGPLGFLGKLSLNANGRFEDFSDIGGLATVGGGLAWTPVRGLNVSADYSWEEGEPTPQQVNDPVQQIANSLIYDYATGQTAFVTVTSGGNPGLRPDSRQLIKLNINYRPFQKQELRLSANYTATRIDDMIATFPAPSPELEAAFPTRFTRDAQGRLTAFDSRAVNFAHADTEDLRLGLNYSKTWRASKAGASSTTLLVGLNDRWRLRDEVTIHEGMAPLDRLKGASLGQFGNSSRHSVGLNVYLSRSGYTLNAAGFWFSPTRVNAGALTGDLSFKNSPILILGGSLDLGAQKFAKGRPWLKGAKLTASVENVFDGYMHVRDSQGRTPEAYQKPLMNRGSGRSVKLGLRKQF